The stretch of DNA GCCCCTCGTCCGTGCCATCCTGACCGGGTGAACGGTCCCGAGATCCACGTCGGGTTCGCCCCCGGCCTGCACCTGTTCGTCCCGCACGCCCGGCGCCGCGGCGCCACCGCGGTCGTCACGGACGGCGTCTCGACGCTCGGCCACGTCGTGGAGTCCCTGGGCGTGCCGCTCACCGAGGTCGGCGCGCTGGTGGTGGACGGCCGTGAGGTGCCGGTGTCGCACGTGCCGCGGGCGGACGAGACGGTCCAGGTGCGCGCCGTCGCCCGGCCCCAGCAGGTCCCCGGCGCCCCCCTGCGCTTCCTCCTGGACGTGCACCTGGGCACCCTCGCCCGCCGGCTGCGCCTGCTCGGCGTCGACACGGCCTACGAGTCCACCGACATCGGCGACCCCGCGCTCGCCGCCCGCTCGGCCGCCGAGAAGCGGGTCATGCTCAGCCGCGACCGTGGCCTGCTGCGCCGCCGTGAACTGTGGGCGGGCGCCTACGTCTACAGCACCCGCCCCGACGACCAACTCCACGACGTCCTGGACCGCTTCCGCCCCGAGCTGCGCCCCTGGACCCGCTGCACCGCCTGCAACGGCCTGCTGCGGGACGCCACGAAGGACGAGGTGGCCGACCAGATCGAGCACGGCACTCATCGCACGTACGACGTCTTCGCCCGCTGCGGCGACTGCGGCCGCGCCTACTGGAAGGGCGCCCACCACGACCAGTTGGAGGCCATCGTGGAACGCGCCCTGGCCGGGTACGCCGAGCGGAGCTGACGTCCGGCCGGCTTCGGGCTGACGTCCGGGGCCCGTCCCGGGGCCGGCGTCCGGGCCCGGCTCAGCCGCCCAGTGCGGTGCGCAGGCGGTCCGGGTCGGTCGTGGGGGCGTCGCAGGTGAAGTTGCGGCAGACGTAGGCGGTCGGCTCGCCGTGGGCGAGGGGGCGGTCGGCGAGCAGCGGGAACTCCTCGCTCTCCGGGGTGCCGTACGCGACGACCGCGCCGGGGGCGGTGCCCAGAAGTGCCGTACGGTGCAGGGCCTTTGCCGCCTTGTCGTCGAGGGACGGGCCGACGACCGCGACCTCGCGCGGACCGTCCAGCAGGGCCTCGGCGACGGCGAGGCCCCAGCCGATGAAGCGCGGAACGCGCGGGCCGAGCGCGCTCACCACGCCCAACGCCCGCTCGGCGGCGGTGCGGTGGACCTCGGAACCCGTGTGGGCGGCGTAGCCGAGCAGGGCGCCGGCGGCCGCCGACCAGCCGGAGGGGGTGGCGTTGTCGGTGGGGTCCTGCGGCCGGCGGATCAACTGCTCGGCGTCGGCGGCCGTGTCGTACAGGGCGCCCGACTCCGGGTCGGCGAACCGGGTGAGCACATGCCCGAGGAGCAGCCCGGCGAACTCCAGCCAGACACCCTCGCCGGTCACGGAGGCGAGGGCGAGGAAGCCCTCGGCGACGTCGGCGTAGTCCTCCAGCACCCCGGCGTTGGCTCCGGCCCGGCCGTCCTTGCTGG from Streptomyces sp. 6-11-2 encodes:
- a CDS encoding Mut7-C RNAse domain-containing protein → MNGPEIHVGFAPGLHLFVPHARRRGATAVVTDGVSTLGHVVESLGVPLTEVGALVVDGREVPVSHVPRADETVQVRAVARPQQVPGAPLRFLLDVHLGTLARRLRLLGVDTAYESTDIGDPALAARSAAEKRVMLSRDRGLLRRRELWAGAYVYSTRPDDQLHDVLDRFRPELRPWTRCTACNGLLRDATKDEVADQIEHGTHRTYDVFARCGDCGRAYWKGAHHDQLEAIVERALAGYAERS